A single Pantoea rwandensis DNA region contains:
- the hemG gene encoding menaquinone-dependent protoporphyrinogen IX dehydrogenase — MKALILYSSRDGQTREIAARIAQTLAPQQLCDVIDLLEAQKVEWAQYDRVLIGASIRYGHFHPALMKFVTQHKAELHQRVSGFFSVNLTARKADKCTPATNAYTHKFLEQSPWQPDCCAVFAGALRYPRYRWFDRVMIQLIMRMTGGETDTSKEVEYTDWNKVAVFAQDFVQLPGKSL; from the coding sequence ATTCCAGCCGCGATGGGCAAACCCGCGAGATCGCGGCGCGTATTGCGCAGACATTAGCGCCGCAACAGCTGTGCGATGTGATTGATTTGCTGGAAGCGCAAAAAGTTGAGTGGGCGCAGTATGATCGCGTGCTGATTGGTGCATCGATCCGTTACGGGCATTTCCATCCGGCATTGATGAAGTTTGTCACTCAGCACAAGGCTGAGCTGCACCAGCGCGTCAGTGGCTTTTTCAGCGTCAACCTTACCGCGCGAAAAGCGGATAAATGCACGCCAGCGACTAATGCGTACACGCACAAGTTTCTCGAGCAATCCCCCTGGCAGCCAGATTGCTGTGCAGTATTTGCCGGCGCGCTGCGCTACCCCCGTTATCGCTGGTTTGATCGTGTCATGATTCAACTGATTATGCGTATGACGGGCGGTGAGACGGATACCTCTAAAGAAGTGGAATACACCGATTGGAATAAAGTGGCGGTTTTTGCCCAGGATTTTGTGCAGTTACCAGGCAAATCGTTGTGA